Proteins encoded together in one Bombus affinis isolate iyBomAffi1 chromosome 2, iyBomAffi1.2, whole genome shotgun sequence window:
- the LOC126929014 gene encoding myc box-dependent-interacting protein 1 isoform X1, whose amino-acid sequence MQAERRRSFTRPHNRICCGSESRIGHVSHIARDNTFLQNLGKVDRTADDIFDEHLQNFMRQQNAANRLQKEFNNYIRCVRAVQAASKTLMDSLNEIYESQWTGHDLLYVQAQNLDMLWQDFTHKLADQVLVPLNTYQSQFPEMRKKIDKRGRKLVDYDSQRHNFQSLQCNPRKRDELKVSRGKELLEEAKRTYEQLNSELHDELPALYDSRVLFLVTNLQTLFAAEQVFHTESAKVYSELEAIVDKLANESQRGSYTLKKSTEPQSPKSPNANSALIINTQPAQNNISPAVDESAPEARNTSPTTQLNGNANSNANSNANSNANSNDNSLNNQDASPQNTVVASKRVEELYDIPVDVEYENGTNFSLGATTDNLPPGVLYRVKATYKYRREDVDELSFDVGDIIRVVEYDDPEEQEQGWLMGIKEDTNEKGMFPANFTKPL is encoded by the exons TTTCTTCAGAATTTGGGCAAAGTGGATAGGACCGCTGATGACATATTCGACGAACATCTGCAGAATTTCATGAGACAGcaaaatgccgcgaacagattGCAAAAAGAGTTCAACAATTACATCAGGTGTGTTCGAG CGGTTCAAGCAGCGTCGAAAACACTCATGGATTCCCTAAACGAGATCTACGAAAGCCAGTGGACAGGACATGATCTTTTGTACGTGCAGGCTCAAAATTTAGACATGCTATGGCAGGACTTCACCCATAAGCTTGCTGATCAGGTTCTCGTGCCTCTCAACACATATCAGAGCCAATTCCCGGAGATGAGG aaaaaaattgacaaacgtgGACGGAAGCTAGTAGATTATGACAGTCAAAGACACAATTTCCAATCGCTACAATGTAATCCAAGGAAACGGGACGAGCTGAAAGTTTCTCGAGGAAAAGAATTACTGGAGGAGGCTAAGCGTACATACGAGCAACTAAATTCCGAACTTCATGACGAGCTACCAGCTTTGTACGATTCGCGTGTTCTTTTCCTCGTTACTAATTTACAAACGCTCTTCGCCGCTGAACAAGTGTTCCATACTGAAAGTGCTAAG GTGTATTCTGAGCTAGAGGCAATCGTCGATAAATTAGCCAACGAAAGCCAGAGAGGATCATACACGCTGAAGAAGAGTACAGAACCACAATCTCCAAAATCGCCTAACGCCAATTCTGC TTTAATAATCAATACACAACCAGCTCAGAACAACATTTCACCAG CCGTGGATGAGTCTGCTCCAGAAGCAAGAAACACATCACCGACTACTCAATTAAATGGCAATGCTAACAGCAATGCTAACAGCAATGCTAACAGCAATGCTAACAGCAATGATAATTCTCTCAATAATCAGGACGCATCTCCGCAAAATACAGTTGTGGCCTCTAAGCGAGTAGAAGAGCTATACGATATTCCAGTTG ACGTGGAATATGAAAATGGTACCAATTTCTCTCTAGGGGCAACGACTGACAACTTGCCACCTGGTGTTTTGTACAGAGTCAAGGCTACTTACAAATATAGACGCGAAGACGTGGATGAATTGTCATTTGATGTCGGTGATATTATTCGTGTGGTAGAGTATGATGATCCAGAAGAACAG GAACAAGGTTGGTTAATGGGCATCAAAGAAGATACTAATGAAAAGGGTATGTTCCCAGCAAATTTCACAAAACCACTGTGA
- the LOC126927885 gene encoding uncharacterized protein LOC126927885 has product MRHLNLSITALEALAQYGQSLQVSQLTACRVLEISHLLALPQPDSMNSEPSTVNLTMHLHQVLQVQKEDKLMILQDLMEHCSKHIVLPKHFNDLMNNNCIRKKDFYKATKNFKNFLSNSILSISQMEKLHQQYNTILSNYKRSRCMLDLELPKLINMHLMALCEGFEKITKVFDNKDGDNEIVALFKLIREKLYIKDSNTGNRNMIRT; this is encoded by the exons ATGCGGCATTTAAATTTAAGTATTACTGCTCTTGAAGCTCTTGCTCAGTATGGACAATCTTTGCAAGTATCTCAATTAACTGCATGTAGGGTGCTCGAGATTAGTCATCTACTTGCACTTCCTCAACCTGACTCTATGAATTCTGAACCTAGTACTGTAAATTTAACAATGCATCTCCACCAGGTA TTGCAAGTGCAGAAAGAAGATAAATTAATGATCCTGCAAGATTTGATGGAACATTGTTCGAAACACATAGTACTTCCAAAGCATTTTAATGATCTGATGAATAATAACTGTATAAGGAAAAAGGACTTTTACAAAGCAACAAAAAACTTCAAAAACTTTCTTAGTAATTCTATATTATCCATATCACAAATGGAGAAACTACATCAACAATACAATACTATTCTCAGCAATTATAAACGGAGTAGATGTATGTTAGACTTGGAATTACCAAAACTGATAAACAT GCATTTGATGGCACTTTGCGAAGGCTTTGAAAAAATTACGAAAGTTTTTGACAACAAGGATGGTGATAATGAAATTGTAgcgttatttaaattaattagagAAAAACTTTATATAAAGGATTCAAATACAGGTAATAGAAATATGATAAGAACATAA
- the LOC126929014 gene encoding myc box-dependent-interacting protein 1 isoform X2 yields the protein MQAERRRSFTRPHNRICCGSESRIGHVSHIARDNTFLQNLGKVDRTADDIFDEHLQNFMRQQNAANRLQKEFNNYIRCVRAVQAASKTLMDSLNEIYESQWTGHDLLYVQAQNLDMLWQDFTHKLADQVLVPLNTYQSQFPEMRKKIDKRGRKLVDYDSQRHNFQSLQCNPRKRDELKVSRGKELLEEAKRTYEQLNSELHDELPALYDSRVLFLVTNLQTLFAAEQVFHTESAKVYSELEAIVDKLANESQRGSYTLKKSTEPQSPKSPNANSALIINTQPAQNNISPAVDESAPEARNTSPTTQLNGNANSNANSNANSNANSNDNSLNNQDASPQNTVVASKRVEELYDIPVGATTDNLPPGVLYRVKATYKYRREDVDELSFDVGDIIRVVEYDDPEEQEQGWLMGIKEDTNEKGMFPANFTKPL from the exons TTTCTTCAGAATTTGGGCAAAGTGGATAGGACCGCTGATGACATATTCGACGAACATCTGCAGAATTTCATGAGACAGcaaaatgccgcgaacagattGCAAAAAGAGTTCAACAATTACATCAGGTGTGTTCGAG CGGTTCAAGCAGCGTCGAAAACACTCATGGATTCCCTAAACGAGATCTACGAAAGCCAGTGGACAGGACATGATCTTTTGTACGTGCAGGCTCAAAATTTAGACATGCTATGGCAGGACTTCACCCATAAGCTTGCTGATCAGGTTCTCGTGCCTCTCAACACATATCAGAGCCAATTCCCGGAGATGAGG aaaaaaattgacaaacgtgGACGGAAGCTAGTAGATTATGACAGTCAAAGACACAATTTCCAATCGCTACAATGTAATCCAAGGAAACGGGACGAGCTGAAAGTTTCTCGAGGAAAAGAATTACTGGAGGAGGCTAAGCGTACATACGAGCAACTAAATTCCGAACTTCATGACGAGCTACCAGCTTTGTACGATTCGCGTGTTCTTTTCCTCGTTACTAATTTACAAACGCTCTTCGCCGCTGAACAAGTGTTCCATACTGAAAGTGCTAAG GTGTATTCTGAGCTAGAGGCAATCGTCGATAAATTAGCCAACGAAAGCCAGAGAGGATCATACACGCTGAAGAAGAGTACAGAACCACAATCTCCAAAATCGCCTAACGCCAATTCTGC TTTAATAATCAATACACAACCAGCTCAGAACAACATTTCACCAG CCGTGGATGAGTCTGCTCCAGAAGCAAGAAACACATCACCGACTACTCAATTAAATGGCAATGCTAACAGCAATGCTAACAGCAATGCTAACAGCAATGCTAACAGCAATGATAATTCTCTCAATAATCAGGACGCATCTCCGCAAAATACAGTTGTGGCCTCTAAGCGAGTAGAAGAGCTATACGATATTCCAGTTG GGGCAACGACTGACAACTTGCCACCTGGTGTTTTGTACAGAGTCAAGGCTACTTACAAATATAGACGCGAAGACGTGGATGAATTGTCATTTGATGTCGGTGATATTATTCGTGTGGTAGAGTATGATGATCCAGAAGAACAG GAACAAGGTTGGTTAATGGGCATCAAAGAAGATACTAATGAAAAGGGTATGTTCCCAGCAAATTTCACAAAACCACTGTGA
- the LOC126929014 gene encoding myc box-dependent-interacting protein 1 isoform X3: MAESKGALIAKTVQKHAGRAKEKFLQNLGKVDRTADDIFDEHLQNFMRQQNAANRLQKEFNNYIRCVRAVQAASKTLMDSLNEIYESQWTGHDLLYVQAQNLDMLWQDFTHKLADQVLVPLNTYQSQFPEMRKKIDKRGRKLVDYDSQRHNFQSLQCNPRKRDELKVSRGKELLEEAKRTYEQLNSELHDELPALYDSRVLFLVTNLQTLFAAEQVFHTESAKVYSELEAIVDKLANESQRGSYTLKKSTEPQSPKSPNANSALIINTQPAQNNISPAVDESAPEARNTSPTTQLNGNANSNANSNANSNANSNDNSLNNQDASPQNTVVASKRVEELYDIPVDVEYENGTNFSLGATTDNLPPGVLYRVKATYKYRREDVDELSFDVGDIIRVVEYDDPEEQEQGWLMGIKEDTNEKGMFPANFTKPL; this comes from the exons TTTCTTCAGAATTTGGGCAAAGTGGATAGGACCGCTGATGACATATTCGACGAACATCTGCAGAATTTCATGAGACAGcaaaatgccgcgaacagattGCAAAAAGAGTTCAACAATTACATCAGGTGTGTTCGAG CGGTTCAAGCAGCGTCGAAAACACTCATGGATTCCCTAAACGAGATCTACGAAAGCCAGTGGACAGGACATGATCTTTTGTACGTGCAGGCTCAAAATTTAGACATGCTATGGCAGGACTTCACCCATAAGCTTGCTGATCAGGTTCTCGTGCCTCTCAACACATATCAGAGCCAATTCCCGGAGATGAGG aaaaaaattgacaaacgtgGACGGAAGCTAGTAGATTATGACAGTCAAAGACACAATTTCCAATCGCTACAATGTAATCCAAGGAAACGGGACGAGCTGAAAGTTTCTCGAGGAAAAGAATTACTGGAGGAGGCTAAGCGTACATACGAGCAACTAAATTCCGAACTTCATGACGAGCTACCAGCTTTGTACGATTCGCGTGTTCTTTTCCTCGTTACTAATTTACAAACGCTCTTCGCCGCTGAACAAGTGTTCCATACTGAAAGTGCTAAG GTGTATTCTGAGCTAGAGGCAATCGTCGATAAATTAGCCAACGAAAGCCAGAGAGGATCATACACGCTGAAGAAGAGTACAGAACCACAATCTCCAAAATCGCCTAACGCCAATTCTGC TTTAATAATCAATACACAACCAGCTCAGAACAACATTTCACCAG CCGTGGATGAGTCTGCTCCAGAAGCAAGAAACACATCACCGACTACTCAATTAAATGGCAATGCTAACAGCAATGCTAACAGCAATGCTAACAGCAATGCTAACAGCAATGATAATTCTCTCAATAATCAGGACGCATCTCCGCAAAATACAGTTGTGGCCTCTAAGCGAGTAGAAGAGCTATACGATATTCCAGTTG ACGTGGAATATGAAAATGGTACCAATTTCTCTCTAGGGGCAACGACTGACAACTTGCCACCTGGTGTTTTGTACAGAGTCAAGGCTACTTACAAATATAGACGCGAAGACGTGGATGAATTGTCATTTGATGTCGGTGATATTATTCGTGTGGTAGAGTATGATGATCCAGAAGAACAG GAACAAGGTTGGTTAATGGGCATCAAAGAAGATACTAATGAAAAGGGTATGTTCCCAGCAAATTTCACAAAACCACTGTGA
- the LOC126929014 gene encoding myc box-dependent-interacting protein 1 isoform X4: MQAERRRSFTRPHNRICCGSESRIGHVSHIARDNTFLQNLGKVDRTADDIFDEHLQNFMRQQNAANRLQKEFNNYIRCVRAVQAASKTLMDSLNEIYESQWTGHDLLYVQAQNLDMLWQDFTHKLADQVLVPLNTYQSQFPEMRKKIDKRGRKLVDYDSQRHNFQSLQCNPRKRDELKVSRGKELLEEAKRTYEQLNSELHDELPALYDSRVLFLVTNLQTLFAAEQVFHTESAKVYSELEAIVDKLANESQRGSYTLKKSTEPQSPKSPNANSALIINTQPAQNNISPDVEYENGTNFSLGATTDNLPPGVLYRVKATYKYRREDVDELSFDVGDIIRVVEYDDPEEQEQGWLMGIKEDTNEKGMFPANFTKPL; this comes from the exons TTTCTTCAGAATTTGGGCAAAGTGGATAGGACCGCTGATGACATATTCGACGAACATCTGCAGAATTTCATGAGACAGcaaaatgccgcgaacagattGCAAAAAGAGTTCAACAATTACATCAGGTGTGTTCGAG CGGTTCAAGCAGCGTCGAAAACACTCATGGATTCCCTAAACGAGATCTACGAAAGCCAGTGGACAGGACATGATCTTTTGTACGTGCAGGCTCAAAATTTAGACATGCTATGGCAGGACTTCACCCATAAGCTTGCTGATCAGGTTCTCGTGCCTCTCAACACATATCAGAGCCAATTCCCGGAGATGAGG aaaaaaattgacaaacgtgGACGGAAGCTAGTAGATTATGACAGTCAAAGACACAATTTCCAATCGCTACAATGTAATCCAAGGAAACGGGACGAGCTGAAAGTTTCTCGAGGAAAAGAATTACTGGAGGAGGCTAAGCGTACATACGAGCAACTAAATTCCGAACTTCATGACGAGCTACCAGCTTTGTACGATTCGCGTGTTCTTTTCCTCGTTACTAATTTACAAACGCTCTTCGCCGCTGAACAAGTGTTCCATACTGAAAGTGCTAAG GTGTATTCTGAGCTAGAGGCAATCGTCGATAAATTAGCCAACGAAAGCCAGAGAGGATCATACACGCTGAAGAAGAGTACAGAACCACAATCTCCAAAATCGCCTAACGCCAATTCTGC TTTAATAATCAATACACAACCAGCTCAGAACAACATTTCACCAG ACGTGGAATATGAAAATGGTACCAATTTCTCTCTAGGGGCAACGACTGACAACTTGCCACCTGGTGTTTTGTACAGAGTCAAGGCTACTTACAAATATAGACGCGAAGACGTGGATGAATTGTCATTTGATGTCGGTGATATTATTCGTGTGGTAGAGTATGATGATCCAGAAGAACAG GAACAAGGTTGGTTAATGGGCATCAAAGAAGATACTAATGAAAAGGGTATGTTCCCAGCAAATTTCACAAAACCACTGTGA
- the LOC126929014 gene encoding myc box-dependent-interacting protein 1 isoform X5 produces MQAERRRSFTRPHNRICCGSESRIGHVSHIARDNTFLQNLGKVDRTADDIFDEHLQNFMRQQNAANRLQKEFNNYIRCVRAVQAASKTLMDSLNEIYESQWTGHDLLYVQAQNLDMLWQDFTHKLADQVLVPLNTYQSQFPEMRKKIDKRGRKLVDYDSQRHNFQSLQCNPRKRDELKVSRGKELLEEAKRTYEQLNSELHDELPALYDSRVLFLVTNLQTLFAAEQVFHTESAKVYSELEAIVDKLANESQRGSYTLKKSTEPQSPKSPNANSALIINTQPAQNNISPGATTDNLPPGVLYRVKATYKYRREDVDELSFDVGDIIRVVEYDDPEEQEQGWLMGIKEDTNEKGMFPANFTKPL; encoded by the exons TTTCTTCAGAATTTGGGCAAAGTGGATAGGACCGCTGATGACATATTCGACGAACATCTGCAGAATTTCATGAGACAGcaaaatgccgcgaacagattGCAAAAAGAGTTCAACAATTACATCAGGTGTGTTCGAG CGGTTCAAGCAGCGTCGAAAACACTCATGGATTCCCTAAACGAGATCTACGAAAGCCAGTGGACAGGACATGATCTTTTGTACGTGCAGGCTCAAAATTTAGACATGCTATGGCAGGACTTCACCCATAAGCTTGCTGATCAGGTTCTCGTGCCTCTCAACACATATCAGAGCCAATTCCCGGAGATGAGG aaaaaaattgacaaacgtgGACGGAAGCTAGTAGATTATGACAGTCAAAGACACAATTTCCAATCGCTACAATGTAATCCAAGGAAACGGGACGAGCTGAAAGTTTCTCGAGGAAAAGAATTACTGGAGGAGGCTAAGCGTACATACGAGCAACTAAATTCCGAACTTCATGACGAGCTACCAGCTTTGTACGATTCGCGTGTTCTTTTCCTCGTTACTAATTTACAAACGCTCTTCGCCGCTGAACAAGTGTTCCATACTGAAAGTGCTAAG GTGTATTCTGAGCTAGAGGCAATCGTCGATAAATTAGCCAACGAAAGCCAGAGAGGATCATACACGCTGAAGAAGAGTACAGAACCACAATCTCCAAAATCGCCTAACGCCAATTCTGC TTTAATAATCAATACACAACCAGCTCAGAACAACATTTCACCAG GGGCAACGACTGACAACTTGCCACCTGGTGTTTTGTACAGAGTCAAGGCTACTTACAAATATAGACGCGAAGACGTGGATGAATTGTCATTTGATGTCGGTGATATTATTCGTGTGGTAGAGTATGATGATCCAGAAGAACAG GAACAAGGTTGGTTAATGGGCATCAAAGAAGATACTAATGAAAAGGGTATGTTCCCAGCAAATTTCACAAAACCACTGTGA